Genomic window (Longimicrobiaceae bacterium):
GACCTGATCGATCACCTCCCGCAACCACATCCACATCCGCAGTGCTCGATGCCTGCTCAGTCCAAGTCGTCGCATCAGTAGGAAGATCGCTGCGAGTCGGTAGAGGGGATTGGACGAATCGCCGTTCATCGCGCGGGAGATCCCGGTCGGGCTAACGCCGGGAAACGCGGCGGCCTTCATGCGCTTCTGCGACACCCCATCGAAGGCGGCGAGGAGCTCGCACGCGGCCTCGTCACGGAGGATGTCCGCCAGCCGTGCCAGGTCCAGTGCGCTCGGTACTCTCTTTTCCCGCCGCAAACCAACACCTGTTTTTTGCGCGACATTTGGCGCGTACGCGCCCATCGTGGTAGGGGTGGTCATGGGTGGGTGTGCCCGAAGAAGGGGGTTATGGGTGAACGGAAGCGGAGACGGACTGGTCCATGTCTCGGTGATCCTCGGCCGCATCCTGGCGGACCTCGGGATCGATCTTCCGGCGAGCGGCGGCGCGCTCCCTGTTGTGCAGCGCGAGGTGCTCCGACGCGCTGACAAAACGAAGGTTGAGGGGGTGGTTGTTGAGCTTGTCTCCGTCGATGTGGTGGATGTGCTCCCCGGGCTGGAGCCGCCGACCATACCAAGCTTCGGCGACGATCCGGTGCACGTACTTCCCGTCCCACCTGACGTATCCGTTGCTATGAAAGGTGATCTTCGGCCGCCTCGCAGAGCGGTGGCGCATCCGGACACCTCTGGCGACTAGGCGCAGGTACACGCTGTTGCTGTCGCATCCGAACTCGCGGCCGATCGCGTGGGTGCTGTGACCCTGCTCGTACATGGAGACCATGACGTCGATATCCTGCTCCGAAAATGGCAGCACCCGGGTCGCGCTGATCCGGAAGACTTTCAGGGAGTGCCCCTTCTTGAAGTGGCGATGCTCGCCCTTCTTGAGCCCCGTCTTGGAGCAGTCGTATGGCAGCACGGACGTGCGCTCGCCGCACCCGCACCGGCAGAGTCCGGCGGGGACGTTACTCATCGTTGACTCCTTCCTCGCCGATGGATTCGGAGCACGTCGAGCATATCGCGCTAATTCCTCCGGCGACTTGGAACGTCCGCCAGTGTGGGCCTTCCCGGCCGCAGCGCCCGCACGGCAGCAGTCGAACGGCCACTCGGGCGCGGTCGAAAGCCGAGGCGATTGCGCTGCCGAAGAGGTAGTCGGCGCCGGTGAGCGTAGGCATGGTCCTAAGCGGCGCGCTGCTGGGCGATGAACTGCTCGACCGCGTCTCGCACCGCCTCCTGCACCGACTGCTGCCCGCGGCGCAGGCGGATCGCCTCCAGCTCGGCCCATTGGGAGCGGCGGAGCCGGATTCCCTTGGGGACGGTGGCGTCCTTGTTCCGGTGCACCGGCTGCTTTACGTTGCTCATCTTGTGCGTTCGATCTGGCGTATTTCGTGCGTTTCCGGGCTTTTGCGCCGGTTTGGCGGC
Coding sequences:
- a CDS encoding HNH endonuclease signature motif containing protein, yielding MSNVPAGLCRCGCGERTSVLPYDCSKTGLKKGEHRHFKKGHSLKVFRISATRVLPFSEQDIDVMVSMYEQGHSTHAIGREFGCDSNSVYLRLVARGVRMRHRSARRPKITFHSNGYVRWDGKYVHRIVAEAWYGRRLQPGEHIHHIDGDKLNNHPLNLRFVSASEHLALHNRERAAARRKIDPEVRQDAAEDHRDMDQSVSASVHP